Proteins encoded within one genomic window of Kibdelosporangium phytohabitans:
- a CDS encoding McrB family protein → MSSSGKAETRPNGSNTQYDPALELLLRRLGKLDAVLVSVALDSREARKLPPAERIIRDSPTRLADVDDFDGLRKEIGRAQATTGGNQTRQILLRLTIPGYTVNDADRLARYLARPAPTLPSATQDLADDLLFDLNWLAKVIAVLQYKKQMVLYGPPGTGKTYLARKLAQHIAGAAATRLVQFHPSYAYEDFFEGYRPRGSGETYTLAVQDGPLRLLAEAAANDPGRPYVLIIDEINRANLSKVFGELYFLLEYREEAIELQYSPGKQFRLPANIFIIGTMNTADRSIALVDAAMRRRFAFVELHPDHPPVDQLLTRWVAKHGKTDGRAELLTKLNNAIGDDREFKIGPSYLMKPDADHGLDLVWEYSILPLLEEHYYDLRSRRQVHDTFGLDAIRGQS, encoded by the coding sequence ATGAGCAGCAGCGGCAAGGCGGAGACCAGACCCAACGGGTCGAACACCCAGTACGACCCCGCGCTCGAACTGCTGCTCAGGCGGCTCGGCAAGCTCGACGCAGTACTGGTGAGCGTGGCACTCGACTCGCGCGAAGCCCGCAAGCTTCCCCCAGCAGAACGCATCATCCGCGACTCCCCGACCAGGCTCGCGGACGTCGACGACTTCGACGGGCTCCGCAAGGAGATCGGCAGGGCGCAGGCGACGACCGGCGGCAACCAGACCAGGCAGATCCTGCTCCGACTCACCATCCCGGGATACACAGTGAACGACGCGGACCGCCTGGCCCGGTACCTCGCCCGACCGGCTCCCACTCTGCCGTCCGCGACTCAGGATCTGGCAGACGACCTGCTGTTCGACCTGAACTGGCTGGCGAAGGTCATCGCAGTGCTCCAGTACAAGAAGCAGATGGTCCTGTACGGACCGCCCGGTACCGGCAAGACCTACCTGGCGCGCAAGCTGGCGCAGCACATCGCGGGCGCAGCGGCGACTCGGCTGGTTCAGTTCCACCCGTCCTACGCCTACGAGGACTTCTTCGAGGGCTACCGGCCACGCGGCTCCGGCGAGACCTACACGCTTGCCGTGCAGGACGGACCGTTGCGCCTGCTGGCCGAGGCCGCGGCAAACGACCCCGGCCGCCCCTACGTGCTGATCATCGACGAGATCAACCGGGCCAACCTGTCGAAGGTCTTCGGCGAGCTCTACTTCCTGCTCGAGTACCGCGAGGAGGCGATCGAGCTCCAGTACTCCCCGGGCAAGCAGTTCAGGTTGCCTGCGAACATCTTCATCATCGGCACCATGAACACCGCCGACCGTTCCATCGCGTTGGTGGACGCAGCCATGCGGCGCCGTTTCGCGTTCGTCGAACTGCACCCGGACCACCCGCCGGTGGATCAACTGCTGACGCGGTGGGTGGCCAAGCACGGCAAAACCGACGGACGCGCCGAGTTGCTCACCAAGCTCAACAACGCGATCGGCGACGACCGCGAGTTCAAGATCGGTCCCTCGTACCTCATGAAACCCGACGCGGACCACGGCCTCGACCTCGTCTGGGAGTACTCCATCCTGCCGCTGCTCGAGGAGCACTACTACGACCTCCGCTCCCGCAGGCAGGTGCACGACACCTTCGGCCTCGACGCCATCCGCGGCCAGTCGTGA
- a CDS encoding cation acetate symporter, translated as MIAALAVTPVVLITLLIGLRGVAAMRTTSDFLVASRRVSPLLNSAAVSGEYLSAASFLGVAGLVVKDGLGALWYPVGFTAGYIAMLALVAAPMRRSGALTVPDFAEARLASPPLRRLAAVAILVIGGLYLVPQFRTAGLVLSVVSGSQYWVGVVIAGVVVAVTLALGGMRAATYVQAFQFCLKLVLFIIPAIWLLLRVGPDVREEAVRPVEFTHFGHETAVTFRAAVTLEVTSPTTVRDPARGRIALPVGEFQVAAGSEYIFPEGAAVPGVKGQTPPGGPGWERPLINVQGEGYPLLGTWAVLLATMLGTMGLPHVLMRFHTSPDGRAARRTAAMTVVLLSAFYLFPGIYGVLGRVLVPQLYLTGATDTAVVALPSQVDDGAWGDAFTALLTAGAFASFLATSLGLLLVVSGAISHDLLAGGLGQLRVTVFLAAAVVVLLALPAARIDAGILVTWGFTVAASTFSPLLVLGIWWSRLTAPGAIAGVAVGLLATAGAIVMTLFGPPVHGWPAILVAQPAPWSVPLAVGTMVVVSLFGRPPPWTTTAMLRLHLREQPERDLSHSTFGLDRSSTVRRMVRRFVR; from the coding sequence GTGATCGCCGCACTCGCGGTGACCCCGGTTGTCCTGATCACGCTGCTGATCGGGTTGCGCGGGGTCGCCGCGATGCGCACCACGTCCGATTTCCTCGTCGCCTCGCGCCGGGTGTCGCCGCTGCTGAACTCGGCCGCGGTGTCCGGCGAGTACCTGTCGGCCGCGTCCTTCCTCGGCGTGGCCGGGCTCGTGGTCAAGGACGGCCTCGGCGCACTGTGGTACCCGGTGGGGTTCACCGCCGGATACATCGCCATGCTCGCACTGGTGGCCGCGCCCATGCGCCGCTCGGGCGCGCTGACCGTGCCGGACTTCGCCGAAGCGCGGCTGGCCTCGCCGCCGCTGCGCAGGCTCGCGGCGGTCGCGATCCTGGTCATCGGCGGGCTATACCTGGTCCCGCAGTTCCGCACCGCCGGGCTGGTGCTCAGTGTCGTGAGTGGATCGCAGTACTGGGTCGGTGTGGTGATCGCCGGGGTCGTCGTCGCGGTGACGCTCGCGCTCGGCGGCATGCGGGCGGCCACCTACGTCCAGGCTTTCCAGTTCTGCCTGAAACTGGTGCTGTTCATCATTCCCGCGATCTGGTTGCTGCTGCGCGTCGGCCCGGACGTCCGCGAGGAGGCGGTGCGCCCGGTCGAGTTCACCCACTTCGGTCACGAGACCGCCGTGACTTTCCGTGCCGCGGTCACATTGGAAGTCACGTCACCGACCACTGTGCGTGATCCCGCGCGCGGTCGGATTGCGTTGCCTGTTGGGGAATTTCAAGTAGCAGCGGGTAGTGAGTACATCTTTCCCGAAGGTGCGGCGGTTCCCGGCGTGAAGGGGCAGACGCCGCCCGGCGGGCCCGGCTGGGAACGACCGCTGATCAACGTGCAGGGCGAGGGGTATCCGCTGCTGGGTACGTGGGCTGTCCTCTTGGCCACGATGCTCGGCACGATGGGACTCCCGCACGTCCTCATGCGGTTCCACACCAGTCCGGACGGTCGCGCCGCACGCCGGACCGCGGCGATGACAGTCGTTCTGCTGAGCGCGTTCTACCTCTTCCCCGGCATCTACGGCGTGTTGGGCCGTGTGCTGGTACCGCAGCTCTACCTGACGGGTGCCACGGATACGGCAGTCGTCGCACTACCGTCCCAAGTGGATGACGGAGCGTGGGGGGACGCATTCACCGCGTTGCTGACCGCCGGTGCGTTCGCCTCGTTCCTGGCCACCTCATTGGGTTTGCTGCTCGTGGTCTCCGGCGCCATCTCGCACGACCTGTTGGCTGGTGGGCTCGGACAGCTTCGGGTGACGGTGTTTCTGGCCGCCGCGGTGGTCGTCCTGCTCGCGTTGCCCGCCGCCCGGATCGACGCGGGAATCCTTGTGACGTGGGGATTCACCGTCGCCGCGTCCACGTTCAGCCCGTTGCTGGTGCTGGGCATCTGGTGGTCGCGGCTCACCGCGCCCGGCGCGATCGCCGGTGTGGCAGTGGGTTTGCTCGCCACCGCGGGCGCGATCGTGATGACGCTGTTCGGGCCGCCGGTGCACGGCTGGCCGGCGATCCTCGTGGCACAGCCCGCGCCGTGGTCGGTTCCGCTCGCGGTCGGCACCATGGTCGTGGTCTCCTTGTTCGGCAGGCCACCGCCGTGGACGACGACGGCGATGCTGCGACTGCACCTGCGAGAGCAACCAGAACGTGACCTGAGCCACTCGACCTTCGGTCTTGACCGTTCGTCGACCGTTCGTCGCATGGTTCGGCGGTTTGTCCGCTGA
- a CDS encoding sensor histidine kinase produces MSVLPGQDPARSWRPLKRGSLATLGVARRVAGDVAGGLSGPRVRAAVRGVRRLLDADGAGLADLTGRLEWVGQTPSGVDVMSLVEDVLHRETKAGRLPTVALPLHARDELSGVLVVAGASRMGPVRDVADWISDALERTRLEAMADQAAQAELRALRAEISPHFVYNALTVIASLVRSDPDRSRELMLDFADYTRYSLARHGDYTTVADEFHAIETYLALQRAVLGDRLRVQIRVAPEVLAVAIPYLVLQPLVENAVRHGIEPRSKSGLVQVRGEAEGSDCVISIEDDGVGMDPAVAERVLAGHGHADSVGLTNVDRRLRNVYGSWFGLVVETAPEAGTRVVVRVPMFQPGVMP; encoded by the coding sequence ATGTCTGTGCTGCCCGGCCAGGACCCCGCCAGGTCCTGGCGGCCCCTCAAGCGGGGCTCCCTCGCGACCCTCGGCGTGGCAAGGCGGGTCGCGGGTGACGTCGCGGGCGGGCTGAGCGGGCCTCGTGTGCGCGCGGCGGTCAGGGGAGTGCGCAGGCTGCTCGACGCGGACGGCGCCGGCCTGGCCGACCTGACCGGGCGGCTGGAGTGGGTCGGCCAGACACCGTCGGGTGTCGACGTGATGTCCCTGGTCGAGGACGTTCTGCACAGAGAGACGAAGGCGGGCAGGCTGCCGACGGTCGCACTGCCGCTGCACGCACGCGACGAGCTGTCCGGTGTGCTGGTGGTGGCGGGCGCGAGCCGGATGGGGCCGGTGCGGGACGTCGCCGACTGGATCAGCGACGCGCTGGAACGCACCCGCCTCGAGGCCATGGCCGACCAGGCCGCGCAGGCCGAACTGCGTGCGCTGCGCGCCGAGATCTCGCCGCATTTCGTCTACAACGCGCTGACGGTCATCGCGTCTCTCGTCAGGTCCGATCCGGACCGGTCACGGGAACTGATGCTCGACTTCGCCGACTACACCCGCTACAGCCTGGCCCGGCACGGCGACTACACGACCGTCGCCGACGAGTTTCATGCGATCGAGACCTATTTGGCGTTGCAGCGCGCCGTGCTCGGCGACAGGCTGCGTGTGCAGATCCGGGTGGCGCCGGAGGTGCTCGCGGTGGCGATCCCGTACCTGGTGTTGCAGCCGCTGGTGGAGAACGCCGTGCGGCACGGGATCGAGCCGCGTTCGAAGTCGGGACTGGTGCAGGTGCGGGGCGAAGCCGAGGGGTCGGACTGCGTGATCAGCATTGAGGACGACGGGGTCGGCATGGACCCGGCCGTCGCCGAACGGGTACTGGCCGGGCACGGCCACGCCGACAGCGTCGGGCTGACCAATGTGGACCGCAGGCTGCGCAACGTCTACGGCTCGTGGTTCGGTCTCGTCGTCGAGACCGCGCCGGAAGCGGGGACCAGGGTGGTCGTGCGGGTGCCGATGTTCCAGCCCGGGGTGATGCCGTGA
- the aspS gene encoding aspartate--tRNA(Asn) ligase — protein sequence MISRVLATDVPRHVGARVRVAGWVHRRRELKSVTFLVLRDRSGLVQVVLPEPAGVTEESVVEVEGLVVASDQAPGGAEITEPAITPLSGPVQAPPFDLYRPNLSATLPTILDNAPIALRHPRHRAGFAITAASVAGYRAALDALGFTEVHTPKIVATATESGANVFGIDYFGHRAYLAQSPQFFKQSLVGVFERVYEVGPVFRAEPHDTTRHLAQYTSLDAELGFIADHRDVMAVLREAVAGMVGAIRERAAESVALLGVRLPEVPAEIPAVHFADALKVAGADPDEPDLAPADERALSEWALRTYDSEFLFVTGYPMRKRPFYTHPDPARPQYSNSFDLLFRGVELVTGGQRLHRYDDYLAVLADPEPYAGYLAAFRHGMPPHGGFALGLERWTARLVNAPNIRQTTLFPRDLHRLSP from the coding sequence ATGATCTCGCGAGTTCTGGCGACTGACGTGCCGCGGCACGTCGGCGCCCGTGTCCGAGTCGCCGGTTGGGTTCACCGCCGGCGTGAGTTGAAATCCGTCACCTTCCTCGTCCTGCGTGACCGGTCCGGGCTGGTGCAGGTGGTCTTGCCCGAACCGGCGGGCGTCACCGAGGAGTCCGTCGTCGAGGTCGAGGGCCTCGTTGTCGCCAGCGACCAGGCTCCCGGCGGCGCTGAGATCACCGAACCGGCGATCACGCCCTTGTCCGGGCCGGTGCAGGCCCCGCCGTTCGACCTGTACCGCCCCAACCTCAGTGCTACCTTGCCCACCATTTTGGACAACGCGCCGATCGCGCTACGGCATCCGAGGCACCGCGCCGGGTTCGCGATCACCGCGGCCAGTGTCGCCGGGTATCGTGCCGCGCTCGACGCTTTGGGCTTCACCGAGGTGCACACGCCGAAGATCGTCGCCACGGCGACCGAGTCGGGCGCCAACGTGTTCGGCATCGACTACTTCGGGCACCGCGCGTACCTCGCGCAGTCGCCGCAGTTCTTCAAGCAGTCGCTGGTCGGGGTGTTCGAACGGGTCTACGAGGTCGGGCCCGTGTTCCGGGCCGAGCCGCACGACACCACCCGGCACCTGGCCCAGTACACGAGCCTCGACGCCGAACTGGGCTTCATCGCCGACCACCGCGACGTGATGGCGGTGCTGCGCGAAGCCGTGGCGGGCATGGTCGGGGCGATCCGTGAGCGCGCCGCGGAGTCGGTGGCGTTGCTCGGGGTGCGCTTGCCGGAGGTGCCCGCCGAGATCCCGGCGGTCCACTTCGCGGACGCGCTCAAGGTCGCGGGCGCCGACCCGGACGAACCGGACCTCGCGCCCGCGGACGAACGGGCGCTGTCGGAGTGGGCATTGCGCACGTATGACTCGGAATTCCTGTTCGTCACCGGATATCCGATGCGCAAGCGCCCTTTCTACACGCATCCCGACCCTGCCCGGCCGCAGTACTCCAACAGCTTCGACCTGCTGTTTCGTGGCGTCGAGCTGGTGACCGGCGGGCAACGGCTGCACCGGTACGACGACTACCTCGCCGTGCTGGCCGACCCTGAGCCGTACGCGGGCTATCTCGCCGCCTTCCGGCACGGCATGCCGCCGCACGGCGGGTTCGCGCTCGGCCTGGAACGCTGGACCGCCCGGTTGGTGAACGCGCCGAACATCCGGCAGACGACGTTGTTCCCGAGGGACCTGCACCGGCTCAGTCCGTGA
- a CDS encoding magnesium transporter CorA family protein, translated as MTRSRVYRDGTLEAENFPPDRLTANLDDPGTIVWLDLAAPSADDLAQLTESLGLHPLAVQDAVQQHQRPKFSRYPGHALVICYAVQTNDAGELTVHELAVIVTKQTLVTVRKDPEFDMDAVVQRWDDEPMTDGVAFLLHGILDYVVDSYLDAAQSLDDRIEALEDDVFTRPPNSLAVQRHSLALHKSVGQLRRTVAPMRELIATLLRPDNAIYSERMRPYFQDVLDHAIWASEQVESLRDLIATIRDTQLNLQGNRMNLIMKKVTSWAAIIAVPTAITGFYGQNVPVPGVDQPWGFWVSTVAIALTSVALYTTFKRKDWL; from the coding sequence ATGACTCGTTCGCGGGTGTACCGAGACGGCACGCTGGAAGCCGAGAACTTCCCACCCGACCGGCTGACCGCCAACCTCGACGACCCCGGCACCATCGTGTGGCTGGACCTGGCTGCCCCGAGCGCGGACGACCTGGCGCAGCTCACCGAGTCGCTCGGGTTGCACCCGCTCGCGGTCCAGGACGCCGTCCAGCAGCACCAGCGGCCGAAGTTCAGCCGTTACCCCGGGCACGCGCTGGTGATCTGCTACGCCGTGCAGACGAACGACGCCGGTGAGCTGACCGTGCACGAGCTGGCGGTCATCGTGACGAAGCAAACGCTTGTCACCGTCCGCAAGGATCCCGAGTTCGACATGGACGCGGTCGTCCAGCGCTGGGACGACGAGCCGATGACGGACGGCGTCGCCTTCCTGCTGCACGGGATCCTCGACTACGTCGTGGACTCCTACCTGGACGCGGCACAGTCGCTCGACGACCGCATCGAAGCGCTCGAGGACGACGTGTTCACCCGGCCGCCGAACTCGCTCGCCGTGCAACGGCATTCGCTGGCGCTGCACAAGTCCGTGGGGCAGTTGCGGCGCACGGTGGCGCCGATGCGCGAGCTGATCGCCACCTTGCTCCGCCCGGACAACGCGATATACAGCGAACGGATGCGGCCGTACTTCCAGGACGTGCTCGACCACGCGATCTGGGCGTCCGAGCAGGTGGAGTCGTTGCGGGACCTGATCGCCACGATCAGGGACACCCAGCTCAACCTGCAGGGCAACCGGATGAACCTGATCATGAAGAAGGTCACGAGCTGGGCGGCGATCATCGCGGTGCCGACCGCGATCACCGGGTTCTACGGGCAGAACGTGCCGGTGCCGGGCGTCGACCAGCCGTGGGGTTTCTGGGTGTCCACGGTGGCCATCGCGCTGACCTCGGTCGCGCTTTACACGACTTTCAAGCGCAAGGACTGGTTGTAG
- a CDS encoding DUF485 domain-containing protein: MSTVEPDTRPPDAHDWEEVQASPEFADLRRRLRRFVFPMTGLFLVWYLVYVLLADYAHGFMSTKVFGNINVALILGLLQFVSTFAITMLYVRYANKKLDPKAAEIREEIEGGDTK; this comes from the coding sequence GTGAGTACCGTCGAACCTGACACCCGGCCACCGGACGCCCACGACTGGGAAGAGGTCCAGGCCAGTCCCGAATTCGCCGACCTGCGGCGCAGGCTGCGCCGGTTCGTCTTCCCGATGACCGGGCTGTTCCTGGTCTGGTACCTGGTGTACGTGCTGCTGGCCGACTACGCGCACGGCTTCATGTCCACCAAGGTCTTCGGCAACATCAACGTCGCGTTGATCCTCGGCCTGCTGCAGTTCGTGTCGACCTTCGCGATCACGATGCTGTACGTCCGCTACGCCAACAAGAAGCTCGACCCCAAGGCGGCGGAGATCCGCGAGGAGATCGAGGGAGGCGACACCAAGTGA
- a CDS encoding McrC family protein, which translates to MIVIDENAKSSETVSLTAVQVDHLKRCDLVTVRPDGSGYKLVPKSKRVGAVHAHGLDVVVKPKMKIQRLLFMLGYAVNPGFRPENVEGVEADELWAIVAETLCRNAERALARGVLLGYTTEHATSAVVRGRIRIGDQITKRPGRLTPMEITHDEYTVDITENRLLRTAVRRMLKVPRVEADIRRRLQHVDNKLAGSSPLAPRALIPPWRPTRLNAPYQPALRIADLVLRTLSFEVGCNGLSIASFVVNMEQVFEDFVTTALTEAWSTGPGRTHRQFPARLDGVVPMKIDAVHLVDETPRFVVDAKYKLESKSGRYPATDLYQVLAYCTALRVDRAWLVYASGTAGVVPRRISNSPVTITEYPLDLDVPPSDLLAQLDRLARSAWLP; encoded by the coding sequence GTGATCGTCATCGACGAGAACGCCAAGTCGAGCGAGACCGTCTCGCTCACTGCGGTACAAGTGGACCACCTCAAGCGATGCGACCTCGTCACTGTCCGGCCGGACGGTTCCGGCTACAAGCTGGTCCCGAAGTCCAAGCGTGTGGGCGCCGTGCACGCCCACGGGCTTGACGTCGTGGTGAAACCGAAGATGAAGATCCAGCGCCTGCTGTTCATGCTGGGCTACGCCGTCAACCCCGGCTTCCGCCCCGAGAACGTCGAAGGCGTCGAAGCTGACGAACTGTGGGCGATCGTCGCGGAGACCCTATGCCGCAACGCCGAACGCGCACTGGCGCGCGGTGTCCTGCTGGGCTACACGACCGAGCACGCGACGAGTGCGGTGGTCCGTGGTCGTATCCGCATCGGTGACCAGATCACCAAGCGACCCGGCCGCCTGACACCAATGGAGATCACCCACGACGAGTACACCGTGGACATCACCGAGAACCGGCTGTTACGCACGGCCGTCCGCCGAATGCTCAAGGTTCCCCGTGTCGAGGCGGACATCAGGAGGCGGTTGCAGCACGTGGACAACAAACTCGCCGGCAGTTCGCCGCTAGCGCCCAGAGCTCTGATTCCGCCGTGGCGGCCGACTAGGCTCAACGCGCCGTACCAACCCGCGCTGCGGATCGCGGACCTCGTACTGCGGACGCTCTCCTTCGAAGTGGGCTGCAACGGTCTCTCCATCGCCTCGTTCGTGGTCAACATGGAGCAGGTCTTCGAGGACTTCGTCACCACGGCGCTGACCGAGGCGTGGAGCACCGGCCCTGGGAGGACACATCGCCAGTTCCCGGCCAGACTCGACGGCGTGGTGCCCATGAAGATCGACGCCGTACACCTCGTCGACGAGACCCCGCGGTTCGTCGTGGACGCGAAGTACAAGCTTGAGAGCAAGTCCGGCCGTTACCCGGCCACGGACCTCTACCAAGTGCTCGCCTACTGCACTGCGTTGCGGGTCGACCGGGCGTGGCTCGTCTACGCGAGCGGCACCGCCGGTGTCGTCCCGCGACGCATATCCAACTCGCCGGTCACGATCACCGAGTACCCGTTGGACCTCGACGTGCCGCCGTCCGACCTCCTCGCGCAGCTGGACCGGCTGGCGCGGTCGGCATGGCTGCCGTGA
- a CDS encoding cation acetate symporter translates to MIIAQAASSSNPTLNISIFAAFVLVTLVVVFRASKNSRTAADYYAAGRAFTGPQNGIAISGDYLSAASFLGIAGAIAVNGYDGFLYSIGFLVAWLVALLLVAELLRNTGKYTMGDVLAFRMRQRPVRAAAATSTLAVSFFYLLAQMAGAGGLVALLLGITSKAGQAVVIAIVGVIMIVYVLIGGMKGTTWVQIIKAALLITGAAAITLWVLGRYGFNLSSLLQGAVDKATPAVLDPGLQYGKTPTSQLDFVSLALALVLGTAGLPHILMRFYTVPTAKEARRSVVWAIWLIGIFYLFTLVLGYGAGAIVGPQAIKAAPGGVNSAAPLLADALGGPVLLGFIAAVAFATILAVVAGLTITASASFAHDVYANVIKKGKADPAKEVKVARITALVIGAVAILGGIFANGQNIAFLVALAFAVAASANLPTILYSLFWKRFNTQGALWSIYGGLAVCVLLIVFSPAVSGTASSMIKDANFAWFPLSNPGIVSIPVSFFLGWLGTVLSKERDDAKYAEMEVRALTGAGAEKAVAH, encoded by the coding sequence GTGATCATCGCCCAGGCCGCGTCGAGCTCCAACCCGACGCTCAACATCTCGATCTTCGCCGCGTTCGTCCTCGTCACGCTGGTCGTGGTGTTCCGTGCCAGCAAGAACTCCCGCACGGCGGCCGACTACTACGCCGCGGGTCGTGCGTTCACCGGTCCGCAGAACGGGATCGCGATCTCCGGTGACTACTTGTCGGCGGCGTCGTTCCTGGGTATCGCGGGTGCGATCGCGGTGAACGGCTACGACGGTTTCCTCTATTCGATCGGTTTCCTGGTCGCGTGGCTGGTGGCGTTGTTGCTGGTCGCCGAGCTGTTGCGGAACACCGGCAAGTACACGATGGGTGATGTGCTGGCGTTCCGGATGCGCCAGCGGCCGGTCCGCGCCGCGGCGGCGACGTCCACCCTGGCCGTCTCCTTCTTCTACCTGCTCGCCCAGATGGCCGGTGCCGGTGGTCTGGTGGCGCTGCTGCTGGGCATCACGAGCAAGGCGGGCCAGGCCGTGGTCATCGCGATCGTCGGCGTGATCATGATCGTGTACGTGCTGATCGGCGGTATGAAGGGCACCACGTGGGTGCAGATCATCAAGGCCGCCTTGCTGATCACCGGCGCCGCCGCGATCACGCTGTGGGTGCTGGGCCGCTACGGCTTCAACCTGTCGTCGCTGCTGCAGGGTGCGGTCGACAAGGCGACTCCGGCCGTGCTGGACCCGGGTCTGCAGTACGGCAAGACCCCGACGAGCCAGCTGGACTTCGTGTCGCTGGCGCTGGCCCTGGTGCTGGGCACGGCGGGCCTGCCGCACATCCTGATGCGCTTCTACACCGTGCCCACGGCCAAGGAAGCACGCCGTTCGGTGGTCTGGGCGATCTGGCTGATCGGCATCTTCTACCTGTTCACGCTGGTCCTCGGCTACGGCGCGGGCGCGATCGTGGGGCCGCAGGCGATCAAGGCCGCGCCCGGCGGGGTCAACTCGGCGGCGCCGCTGCTGGCGGACGCCCTCGGCGGGCCCGTGCTGCTCGGGTTCATCGCGGCGGTCGCGTTCGCCACGATCCTCGCTGTGGTCGCGGGGCTGACGATCACGGCGTCGGCGTCGTTCGCGCACGACGTGTACGCCAACGTGATCAAGAAGGGCAAGGCCGACCCGGCCAAGGAGGTCAAGGTCGCGAGGATCACCGCGCTGGTGATCGGCGCGGTCGCGATCCTCGGCGGCATCTTCGCCAACGGCCAGAACATCGCGTTCCTGGTCGCGCTGGCGTTCGCGGTCGCCGCGTCGGCGAACCTGCCGACTATCCTGTACTCGCTGTTCTGGAAGCGGTTCAACACACAGGGTGCGCTGTGGAGCATCTACGGCGGCCTCGCGGTCTGCGTCCTGCTGATCGTCTTCTCACCCGCGGTGTCCGGCACCGCGTCGTCGATGATCAAGGACGCGAACTTCGCCTGGTTCCCGTTGTCCAACCCGGGAATCGTGTCCATCCCGGTGTCGTTCTTCCTCGGCTGGCTGGGCACGGTCCTGTCGAAGGAACGTGACGACGCCAAGTACGCCGAGATGGAGGTCCGCGCGTTGACGGGCGCGGGCGCTGAGAAAGCTGTCGCCCACTAG
- a CDS encoding LytR/AlgR family response regulator transcription factor — protein MGPKGLTVLAVDDVPAALDELVRMLRDAPEVDEVHGAADPIAVLKMIHTGRFDAVFLDISMPGLDGLELASLLRKLSEPPAIVFVTAHEEHAVAAFGIGAVDYLLKPLRAERLADTLARLGRHAEPAPKLDAMAALPVEAAGRTHYIRRSEVYFVEAQGDYVRLHTKAGSHLVRMPISRLQEYWESAGFARVHRGYLLSLSFVRELRSDSAGGLLAHTEAGDVPVSRRHSRELRERLLRAAQHGELDRRA, from the coding sequence ATGGGTCCGAAGGGGCTGACTGTGCTGGCGGTCGACGACGTCCCCGCGGCGCTGGACGAACTGGTCAGGATGCTGCGGGACGCCCCGGAGGTCGACGAGGTGCACGGCGCGGCCGACCCGATCGCCGTGCTCAAGATGATCCACACCGGCCGGTTCGACGCGGTGTTCCTCGACATCTCCATGCCCGGCCTGGACGGCCTCGAGCTGGCCTCGTTGCTGCGCAAGCTCAGCGAGCCGCCCGCGATCGTGTTCGTCACCGCGCACGAGGAACACGCGGTGGCCGCGTTCGGCATCGGCGCGGTGGACTACCTGCTCAAGCCGCTGCGGGCGGAACGGCTGGCCGACACCCTCGCCCGGCTCGGCAGGCACGCCGAACCGGCGCCGAAGCTCGACGCGATGGCCGCGCTGCCCGTCGAAGCGGCCGGGCGGACGCACTACATCCGCCGCAGCGAGGTGTACTTCGTCGAAGCGCAAGGCGATTACGTCCGGCTGCACACGAAGGCCGGTTCGCACCTGGTGCGGATGCCGATCTCACGGCTGCAGGAGTACTGGGAGAGCGCGGGTTTCGCCCGGGTGCACCGCGGTTACCTGCTGTCGCTGAGTTTCGTGCGTGAGCTGCGCAGCGACTCCGCGGGGGGCCTGCTCGCGCACACCGAGGCCGGTGACGTCCCCGTGTCCCGCAGGCATTCCCGTGAACTGCGCGAGCGTTTGCTTCGGGCGGCGCAGCACGGTGAGCTGGACCGGCGGGCCTGA
- a CDS encoding 3-keto-disaccharide hydrolase: MRQILLVVALLLAACSPGPLRLYSGSTVGWSQAGPGGFANRNGVLTSSGGMGLFWYSAREFRAYALKLDWKVSGDSNSGVFIGFPASSDPMSAVNKGYEVQIDASDEPARTTGAIYGFQSADTAARDKAVRPIGEWNTFELVVSGERVRVLLNGVQVNDFTNTDPARSLVSGHIGLQNHGDGDVVSFRDIRLTE; the protein is encoded by the coding sequence ATGCGGCAGATCTTGTTGGTGGTCGCCTTGCTGCTGGCCGCGTGTAGCCCCGGACCGTTGCGCCTGTACAGCGGGTCGACGGTGGGCTGGTCGCAGGCCGGGCCGGGCGGGTTCGCCAACCGCAACGGCGTGCTGACCTCGTCCGGCGGCATGGGCCTGTTCTGGTACTCGGCACGCGAGTTCCGGGCGTACGCGCTGAAGCTGGACTGGAAGGTGTCGGGCGACTCGAACTCGGGGGTGTTCATCGGCTTTCCGGCCAGTTCCGACCCGATGTCGGCGGTGAACAAGGGCTACGAGGTGCAGATCGACGCGAGCGACGAGCCGGCCCGGACCACCGGAGCGATCTACGGCTTCCAATCGGCGGACACCGCGGCCCGTGACAAGGCCGTGCGGCCAATAGGTGAGTGGAACACGTTCGAGCTCGTGGTGTCCGGCGAGCGGGTGCGGGTGCTGCTCAACGGCGTGCAGGTCAACGACTTCACCAACACGGACCCAGCGCGGTCACTGGTCTCGGGACACATCGGCCTGCAGAACCACGGCGACGGCGACGTGGTCTCGTTCCGGGACATCCGGCTGACCGAATAG